Genomic segment of Delphinus delphis chromosome 12, mDelDel1.2, whole genome shotgun sequence:
GAAAGGATACTACTGCCACACCTACTGAGGACCTGATACTACAGCTTCCACTTTCACTGGGCATGGGACTCTGCGGCTGTTTGCCACCAAAGTGGATTCTCTTCAGTCTCTGCTTCTTTCACCCCTATCTTTGTCTTCTGTGTTCAGGACTGGTATCTGTAATTGCGCTAGCCCAGATCACATGCAAGGGAGACTATATAACCATATTTAGCCTTTTCATCTTCTGAAGAGGAGTCAGGCTTTGCCACAGAGTGAGGATTTCTCTAAAAACAGGAAGATATTTGGCAgcctaaaaaaaaatctgttacacAGGTAACTTAAATCCATGCTGTTAAGAGGAAATCCTTTCACTTCAGAAACAGAATAGTGTGTGACAAAGTATGGGAcaattaagaaacatttttatataaaaatgggaATGAACTACAAGTATATATGTTACTTGTAGTTTATTGTATTGGTGTCGAAGGTTGAGAGCAAGTTGTTGTGTAACTTCCTCTGAAGAGACTTTCTCGAACAGCTGTGTGTAGAGTTAATTGATAAAGCCTCCTGGAACATATAGTATACAGCAGGCcacatcaaataaaaaaatataaaggcaaTACAGACCTTAGtgctttttaaagtatgttttattattattattagctatcTTCAAACTACGTAAAtcacttagaaaatatttctgagaaaatCTTAAAGTTTTGCAAAGAGTAAATGATAGACTCCGGGTTCCCTAAATACTGTTCAGCTTGTCACTGGATTATCTACCTTTAGCAAAGCAGATGTTAGAATTAAATTTTCAGAAGagccatttttttcatttagacaTATGCAATCCTTAGGATTTCTTATAGGCACAAGAGTCGGGTAAGAATAGATACAGAAGAGTTGCagagatagtacagagttcccgtTTGACTTTCACCCAGCTTCtcttaatgttaacatcttacttATATAACCATGATGTAATTATcacaactaagaaattaacattggtacagtactgttaactacaAATTTTATTACCATTTCCCCAtgccactaatgtcctttttctattccaggatcTAATCCAAGATACCACATTGTGTTCAGTTGTCATGTCTCTATCCTGTAATATGTAAGGAGATATCTTTCATTACTGTGGCACTTTTGAAGGGTACTGTTTCTCCACTGTACAATGACTACTGTTTTTCTCGACATACTCTGTCAGTTAGAATTGAGTCACTAAGGTAGCCGACCCTCAAGTAGAGGGAAATTAAGCTTCACTTCAGAGAGGGAGGTGTATCAAAGAATTCTTGTCAGTAGCGATTATTACTAAGGTGTTTTAATGGtgatttctctcatttcttctacatttattaattagaaTTCTGTAAGAAAAAGCTCTTGCCCCCCCCACACCTTAATCTAGAATTCAGTCAAGGATTATTCATTGTATTAGGTTGTCAGTCTTTTAAGTCCCTCTTAATCAAACACAGTCTTTTTTAGGACAATAATCTTTTGAAGATAATCAAATAAGTCGCCATATAATAATCAAATAAGTCGccataatacacatatatatatatatgtgtaatttgTGTAATTGTTTTATATGCCCAATATCCTGTAAACTTAGATCTAAATTTAAGCTTAGCTAGATTCAATTAGATCTTTCTGATTTGAATACTTCATAGATTGATATTATATAATTCATATAGTACATACAATGTCTCATTGTTTATCCATAAAATGATTTAAAGTTTGAACACTGGGTCAAAGTGGCCAAAAGCTCTCACTTTTAAGGTGGGTTTTCCCTTTGCAGTTGTTAAGTGATCTATGTGATAATTTAGGCAGCCTGCAAATATCCATTTTCTTACCAACCTTTCACCTAATAGTTTTATATCCATTAATGGTTCATGCCTGAGTCAGTTTTTCAGTCAGGCTTACACATTGCTAATTTAATGCTCTCTGTCTACATTTACTGACTAGCATTTTTCTATAAAGGAACTGTTCATTGTTCCTTAAGACTCAGCACTTCTCCCTTTGCCATTTTAACCTATACCTGTGCCTtcacagtaagcattcaatatTCTGTTGAATGggtaaatggaaggaaggaattgAATCCACACTTTCTGGCATGTATAGATGTTTATCTTTGGGGGGAGAGAGTCCATACCTTTCATCACATTCCCTGAAGGATTCTTAGCAGAAGAATGAGAAACTACAGTTGTTGGGAGACAACATTCTCTGATTTCAGAAGTAATAAACCTCTAACTCTAACATGTCTGGAggtaatctcattttaaaatccccttttgaaaattaatttataaacccTTTAAATAAGGATCATCCCCCTTCCCCCAGAAAAAGTAAGGATCATCCCAGTCATGTGGTCTTATAATACATTATTTACACTAATTAAGTTTGTTAGCCACCACTTCATATTATCTGTTAAAAGTCTCTCCTAGACTCTTTCTACTCCCTTTCTACTATCACTGATCAGTGGAAGGTTTCCCATTGAAAGGTTTCCGATTCTTTTGTGAGCATGTACAACACCTGATAAGTGATTTATccatgatttttcaaaaatatgtttacTATGTAAGCCAAAGTATACCTAAATTGGACAGTTTTAGGGAAATCCTGTGaattaaaaattgaagaaaattaatGTTCTCAGTAACTCTGTAGAAGTAGAAATAATTGCAAAGCTTTCCAGGATTGATTGTATAAAATGTTCTACATATTTAATGATTCATTTGAGTGATTTTAAGCATATCTTCCTAAGGTAAGCCTAGAAACTTAGAAACAAGCAACAGGTTTTATTTGTACAACCTtgaataaaaacacacacacactagcttCCCCTCTACTAACAGTGTGTCATTAATATATTTGCAAGTAACGTATCTTCCATATGTTTTGAAAGAGATTTTGAAGTTttcacaaacttttaaaaagttcccaAATAGTAGATCCCAAAGATCTACCTATTCCCCATATTCACTCTCCAGTAATCAACTTTAGGAACTGATGCAAAAGAAGcaaatttaaaatgatgaattgtttttctttgtgtttcagatATGTCGGTAACCTTTCCCGAGATGTGACAGAAGCTTTAATTCTCCAGCTCTTTAGCCAGATTGGACCTTGTAAAAACTGCAAAATGATTATGGATGTAAGGGTATTTTACTtagttaactttcttttttttcttttctctgaggtTGGCCATGATACATTATTTAAATCCATTACTTCCAGGAACTCTTAAATTGCTTTATACAGTCTAAATTCATAGGGGTTTTAGTAAATTTGTAATGAACCCGTTTTGGCCATGAAGTTTGTTTTAGtaagtaaagaaagaagagaatggtACTAATCATGCCTAAAGCAGGTGACAACTATATGTGGGCtcttgttttaaagtgtattgaGGCATCAGaattgtttgttttatatgtggTATCAGTTGATTGGCTAAACTAGAAATTCAGTTATTAcaattaaaatgggaaattgggtaaaaaaaaataatagacttTGATACTGTGAAAgtgtttttaacttaattttaaaggTCATGATTCAAGTTTTTCTTGTATTGTGGCAGTGCCCATCCATCAGACCTTAATGTATAGAAAAAACATAGAATTCACTCATCTAATTGGTATTAATCCTGAGTCATAATGTGTGTTAAAAGGCACCTTAAAATTCTTTTGATGAGAAAAACAGTGCTAAAGAGAAATCCTTTTATCCCTGGTCTCACCTACCTTTaaacttttggttttcttttttccaggaaAGAAAATCATGTATGTGTCTGTATCTACTACTTTCTCTTCTATTGTATttcaatttaacttttttttacttggtatttttaaaaataattatttagccAGTTGGCTTTGGTTTGCtgtctcatattttaaaatgtcaaacctTTCTCCTGGgatttccccagtggtccagtggttaagactctgccttccaatgccggttcgatccctggtcagggaattaagatctcatCTGGCgcggggtgcagccaaaaactaaaaaaaaaaactttctcctAATGTGGTAGGGTCACCTACATATAATATAGATGGATTCAACAGATGTTTTTTGTCCTTTACACTCTTCtaaagtgttgttttttttgttttttgggggttttttggcggtacgcgggcctctcactgttgtagcccctcccgttgcggagcacaggctccggacgcgcaggctcagcggccatggctcatgggcccagccgctccacggcacgtgggatcctcccggaccggggcacgaacccgtgtcccctgcatcggcaggcggaccctcaaccactgcgccaccagggaagcccctaaagtgtTTTCTTATCACATTTAATATCTGTATGCCTttggataaagaagaaaagatttctgTACCCTTAGAGAAAGATAAGAGGGAGAGATAGGGGACTAtgatggagaatttaaaaccaATCTTTCATCTGGGGCTCCTTCCTTATCTTAGTGATAGTATTTATGGAATGCCTACTGCCTGTTATTTTAATGCTGATGCCTTATCACATGCTCAATAGAAACATTACAAAGCAGctgttattccttttttttattattttatttatttacttttggctgctttggttctttgttgctgtgcgtggctttCTTTAGTCaaggcaagtgggggctactcttcgttgcagtgcgcgggcttctcattgtggtggcttctcttcttgcggagcatgggctctaggcacacgggcttcagtagttgtggctcacgggctctagagcgcaggctcagtagttgtggcgcagggacttagttactccgtggcatgtggaatcttcccggaccagggcttgaacccgtgtcccctgcattggcaggcagattcttaaccactctgccaccagagaagcccttcctATTTAATATACACAGAAATGGGGCAAAGCAAGGATGTAAACCCAGATTGATCTGTTCTCTCCATAGGTCTGTAGGCTGCTATTCTCTCTGTGTCTGGGTCTTTCTAGATATTTGCCTGTTAAAGATCACTAGGCAAAATGTTAATGACTGCTGGACCTACAGAAAAGGCTAGCTAGGTTACCTCTGCCACTTTGTATAAATTTTGGATTTTCGTCACTCAAAGGCTTAGATTAActattccttctcctcctccttatcattattttattattattaaagtctaAATCCTAGTCTTTTCACACTGATGCACTGATGTTCATATTTAGGAATTTTATACTCCCTAGAGTATAAAGGCTGATAATGTATatgcttagaatttttttttaatctaaaaggtagttgttgttttttttctgggtacaaattaagtaaaatgaacattcttatttatttgattgtCTTACTCTTAGGTGTAAGCCACTTTTCTAACCACATTCTGATGCCTGTCAACATTGATCTTGGTAATAGAATTCCCATTAAATATAACATTAGTttgattatacatttttaaaaacatttttatattctctaatgttttgaaagtaaaataatggaTAGTTTCAATGTCATCAATTTTGTGGTTGCCTCCTTGctctaaaattctttaaaatcattGCCAGTGActttttttaactgttaattGTGCTTGAAACAAAATggcatatttatttcttctgttacCATTCTAGTCTTTTGAAttagtttcttattttaatagtTCTGCTTAGGAGATTatggaaagaattaaaaagtCATTTGGTATTTTGTACTGATAGGTGTAAAATATTGGgtgttttttctgcttctttaatttaaaagaaaacatccagGCTTCACCTGTCATCAGACCTCAACTACTTGGAACACCAgtagaaaagaggagagaggtttttttttttcttttttggccgcatcacggcttgtgggatcttagttccctgaccagggattgaacctgtgtcccctgcagtggaagcgtggagtcctaaccattggactgccagggaattcccaagaatttttatttttaaaagatttctaagCAGGCAAAAATTTTGATGTCAGAAAGTCCACATTCTAAAACATATTCTAAAACTTTGCTTACCAGAGAACCTCTTCAGTTTTCAGAGCCTGTTTACTTACATTTTAGTAACAGGTTTAAGAAAGTTAATTAGAACACTTAGTCATTAATAAAAGATTgaattatatatagtagtatagtATAAGCTGTTGAAGAAGATAGCTTTCTATAAAAATAGTTCATTTTTTAGTGTTTACTGCCTTATTGAAACATTTACTTGCAGAAAAGACCCttcgttctccatggcctgataCTGAGATGTATAAAACTTAAAATTGgcttttgtgtttcttcttcaacAGACAGCTGGAAATGATCCATATTGTTTTGTGGAGTTTTATGAGCATCGTCATGCAGCTGCAGCACTAGCTGCTATGAATGGGCGGAAGATAATGGGTAAGGTAAGCTGTCATAATTAAAGAAGGTGACTTGCACTGGAGAATTCTAAGTTGTATacggttttgtttcctttttagaaGCATTATATTCGCTTTACAGAAAATGATTACATTTAATATTAAGAAGCTGGGATAAAGCAAATTAGAGGGTATGTTTATGTTAGTGTTCTTCATGGTGCCTTGCACATGGTAAATACtaagatatttgttgaattattCAAGCTTTGATGAAAGATCTAGGAACATTGGATACTAATggggaagaataaaagaaaaaaaatttattggtaCTTTAGAAAGGTTAGTTGAATGTTAACAAAGAAGTATGTATGGTTAGGATTTGTTAACATTATTTGCATAAGTGTacgttaaaaaataagtattgagggcttccctggtggcacagtggtagagagtccgcctgccgatgcaggggacacgggttcgtgccccagtccgggaagatcccacatgctgcggagcggctgggcccgtgagccatggctgctgagcctgcgcgtccagagcctgtgctccgcaatgggaaaggccacaacagtgagaagcccgcgtactgaaaaaaaaagagtattgaaATTTTGACCAGAAAGTTTGAATGCTTCATCTCAAACATATACGTATGTGTTCATAGATGCAAATCTTGTAATATCTgattattacctttatttttatggagtataaatgtagaaaaatttttttaggaaGTCAAAGTGAATTGGGCAACAACCCCCAGCAGTCAAAAGAAAGATACAAGCAGTAAGTATATTTTATACTCTTTGAACTTTTGTGTTTATTGTACATAGTAGTTTTATTGTAAAGCATATAAACATCATACATTTGCAGTAATGTTTTGATCGTTATCCTAAGATATGATTGAATGTGTTTgtgttaataaatttaagaacaaATCTAATCTTTGTCATCAGGTAGTACCGTTGTCAGCACACAGCGTTCACAAGGTAATTGTATCTTcttaaacataaaatgaaatctCTTGAAAGGGTATTCACTAACCAcctgaagtttttttgtttgatattggggggagcggggagggaggggtcgtatttctatttgtctctctggcaatatttttccccctttttcccaCTGTTGACCAATTGTGGTTTGTCCACTACTTTGGTGGTATTTTAAGTTCTCTGATCCCCATTGATAGCAGCTGATGCCTTAGAAATACTTTCACCACTGAAGGGCAAGATACCCTTTTTCCTTGAGGTCATGATCTGTGCTTCATACCAGATCTTCTGATTGCTTGAGTTGCTCCTGAAACTGTGTTTCCCAAATGGCAACCCAATATGTTGCTTAAGGCCTGCCAAATAGGGGTaacttttctttccaaatataCTTTGTCAGAATTGATATATATGTCCATTTAAAGTGTTGATCcaactattttgtatttttaaagtgtttctttttttttgagcattGTCTTTTTAAGAAAACTTCACATATGGGAACGTTTTTTCTCTCCAGTGCTTTTTTAATGGCTCTGATATAAAGTGAAGGGATTACTGTTTTCATTCTGTTGCCTTCAGTCTTAGTTCACTTGCACATGGATTCACATAAACTGAATGGTGTAATGTCTGGGCAACCAAAACTGTTGGCTTTTGAGAAAACTGTCAAATACTTTAACATCAAACTGTTGCAATGCAAGGTATTTCTTTGATTGTTCTTCACAAAATATGGTTAAACCAAGTATATCACATAGGTAAactgaataaatgtaaataagtaCTATTAGAATGGTAATGaagtcataaatatatatatatatttttttttgcaaaacttattattattagtttattttcttaGACCAGTATAATAATTGGCTATAAGTAGAAATATAACTGTCAGTTTCCCATTAGATATATCATAGTCCCTAGGAGAATCTTTCCTGTATTGTCACCTTGATTCATTATGTTTAAAACTGATAGGATTTGTCTAGGTATAGGATAGTGTTATACTTTACTATAAtccataaattattttaagaatactTTACTGAATAgattttagcatttttttaaattctaaaattatatttttcttttcacttccccttccttccccttatAAGATCATTTCCATGTCTTTGTTGGTGATCTCAGTCCAGAAATTACAACTGAAGATATAAAAGCTGCTTTTGCACCATTTGGAAGAATATCGTAAGTAAcagaagataaatttaaaatgctttatattaGAAACAATCTTACATAGAAGTAATTTGAAAATCTATTGTgaattttggacattaattttAACACTTGAATGTGATGTATTAATATTCACTTGAATAAGTGTATTGTTTAGAGACTATTCAAGCAGTTAACAGCCaaagattattttcccattgatAAATAAATCTTTGGTCTTCAATTATCTTAGAACTCTTTTTCAATTAGCGTTAGCTTTTAAGAGACAAATGTGCTGTTGTGCATATTGTTTCTTATATGAGTGTCTTGCTAGCTTGGTCATAATCTTTAGTGAACTTGTGCTATGACTAAGGAATTTAGACCCTTTGGCACTTCTATGATACCATGCATtttctgttaatatattttaacaaaaagaaacctTAACAATTCAACCCAAAACGCAGTTATTAAATGTTAATTCCCAGGTATCTATccttttgttgttgctattaacaataataataatgccttttAGTGTTTTGTGAAGCACTGTCTTGCTTGCATTTGTTATTAATTGTATAGTTTAGGCCTTTTATAAAAAGGTCACTCAAGGAGTATTCATCATAAaagaactttatattttgaaaagcatGCCTGTAATAGAGTAAGAATAATAAGTTGATGATTGCACTTCCTTAGAAGTAATCGttgaatttagaaaacaaaatttttagagTTTCTCGTtgctttattattgttattccaGCTAGAAGagtaggaaaaaggaaatgttagctttggtttggtttgatgAACAGACCAACAGCAGAGATGAGAAGGAGACTGGACAGTAAAAGCTGGTGgtattggtgttgaattttggaaGTTTTCGTTTGAAGAGTTTTAGTTCATTGGTAGGAGGATGAAAATGCATAGTGACCAAGGAATGACCATAAGTAAGGGGCCAACTTTAAAGGCAGTCACACGATTAGGGTTTACAAGTAGACTCTTCTGTTAGgtgacatttttctttgtctcttagaACTGACTTTAGGAAAATAAAGTTCTAATTTCGTGACTGTTCCTTTTAATCTGTTTTAGGGCTTTGATTATGGTTATCTGGCTTTCTAGCTGGCTTTCAAATATCTAGATTGGAAAGGTCTTAACCTTTGGCCTCTCAAAGTTTCTGTAAATCTCTGTATGCAAAATTTTATGCTTGCTTTCATTTTGGTGTGGAGTATCTTTGTAAGTTTTATCCTATTTTCAGATTAGTCACAGGGCCATAAAAGATTAAAGAACTCTGATATAGATCTTTGCTGCTTCTTCCTTAGAGAATCCTTTCAGATATAAGTaagcattaaatatatttcaaggcTAACATTTCCTGAAActtacctttaaaaagaaaaggcttttctaacattttaacagattaaatgctattttattaaatgtttcgaTTTTGATTGCAGTAGCTTTTCTGAAAGCATGGGAATTTTAGTTTGGCATTAGATAAAGATTGTTTAACAATTGGTGAGTTTAAGTTAAATGACATTCAAATTTTagtaatttcattactttttaatcaAGGAtcaataatttctttttgttaaataTGTTGGTATCATAATTATAGTCTAGATTTTCTTAGAGTCAACTATGATTACTGATGTATATATCATTTTTCCTTGGTAAGGCctttaagttttataattttcagtcgAGATAATGTCTAAGCTTTAGGCTACCCAGAGAGTTAGTGTTTCTAAATTTGAAGGAACCATTTTCAGTTGGTAGCatcatttcctgatttttttcaattaaaggaGATAcgttgataaatatatatattgaaaggTTCTCATGATAGTCAAGTATTCCCCGTAGAGATCCTACAACAGTGCTTGATTTATAAAAGGTGTGTAGTAAATGTTGgcctattaaaatatttagtatataaaatatagtacTTTCTTTCCCTAATTTACATAGCTTAAACTTTTCCTGTTCCTTGAATTTAGGGTAGTCTAACAAATTTTGCTATAGAAATGAATCAGCTACAAATTAAATGCATGTGTACCATACAGataattttaataagtatttttacaTATTGAGAAGTGGCTTGCATTAGTTTTCCCCTTTCACCATCACCTCCTTGTCATTTTGACCCTAAACACTTAATAAATCACTCCTAAATTGATCAAAATATGCTTATGtatactttaatataaaattatattgcatGGCTTTCTGACTTGGGTTTTTGTTGTAAAAGTGCCTGTTTTGTTCATGTGTCCTGAGAGAACAAGCATTGTGACATACCTGGCTAACTTAAAAGCAGATTGCCTGTGAAGCACAATTTGAGTCCAATTTTTTGAGGTATGGAGTTTTAGCTATCATGGCTGGGTTTTTTACTCAATCTCAAATAATAGGGCTCTG
This window contains:
- the TIA1 gene encoding cytotoxic granule associated RNA binding protein TIA1 isoform X5 codes for the protein MEDEMPKTLYVGNLSRDVTEALILQLFSQIGPCKNCKMIMDTAGNDPYCFVEFYEHRHAAAALAAMNGRKIMGKEVKVNWATTPSSQKKDTSSSTVVSTQRSQDHFHVFVGDLSPEITTEDIKAAFAPFGRISVSLKNGQNCPG